Proteins from a genomic interval of Qipengyuania sp. JC766:
- a CDS encoding helix-turn-helix transcriptional regulator has translation MLNLEVRKVTRERIITTDLEHFMSPDGSLNQTLTERQRECLEAVARGLTSKEIARELNLSHKTVDQHIAIAMERLGAKNRTAAAMMLRPQDEIHPGFGTSQASRGDDESVIEPFASADTEAKGFLPPLGGRANALSLRDRLALIVRVALFGLMVTGAAYLSIYGAIRVLGELR, from the coding sequence ATGTTGAATTTGGAAGTCAGGAAGGTCACGCGCGAGCGAATAATAACAACCGATTTGGAGCATTTCATGTCGCCGGACGGGTCGCTGAACCAGACACTCACCGAACGGCAGAGGGAATGCCTCGAAGCCGTTGCACGCGGCTTGACCTCGAAGGAAATCGCGCGCGAACTCAACCTCTCTCACAAGACCGTCGACCAGCATATCGCGATCGCGATGGAGCGGCTCGGCGCTAAGAACCGCACGGCGGCTGCGATGATGCTTCGACCGCAAGACGAGATACATCCCGGATTTGGGACATCTCAGGCAAGCAGGGGAGACGACGAAAGCGTCATCGAGCCTTTTGCGAGCGCAGATACCGAGGCGAAAGGATTCCTCCCGCCGCTCGGAGGCCGGGCCAATGCCCTGTCCCTCCGGGATCGGCTCGCATTAATCGTCCGGGTCGCCCTGTTCGGGCTCATGGTGACGGGTGCGGCGTACCTATCCATTTACGGGGCTATTCGCGTATTGGGCGAACTGCGATGA
- a CDS encoding DUF2945 domain-containing protein — MSNSNSFQTGQYVQWEWGNGKGKGQVKERFEREVTRTLQGSEITKDGDEDNPAYLIKQEDGDEVLKRGSELEAQD, encoded by the coding sequence ATGAGCAATTCCAACAGTTTCCAGACCGGGCAATACGTCCAGTGGGAATGGGGAAACGGCAAGGGCAAGGGACAGGTCAAGGAGCGTTTCGAACGCGAGGTGACACGTACCCTGCAGGGAAGCGAGATCACCAAGGACGGTGACGAGGACAATCCCGCCTACCTGATCAAGCAGGAGGACGGGGACGAGGTCCTCAAGCGCGGGTCCGAACTGGAGGCGCAGGACTGA
- a CDS encoding dipeptidase — protein sequence MKAFLPLVALVLATPVAAQTAEETARAALEAAPIWDGHNDVPIQLRSRFGNVIGEFDFDDTTDTGHTHSDGRAMHTDLARLRQGKVGAQWWSVYVSANLPEPEAVQTVIEQIDVTKRLIAQYPDELELALTADDVERAMGEGRIASLIGMEGGHSIGSSLSVLRQTYDLGARYMTLTHGSNTPWADSATDEPEHGGLTDFGKDLVREMNRIGMVVDLSHVSEASMNDALDVSRAPVIFSHSSARAINGHARNVPDAVLRRMPANGGIVMVTAVPGFLSEPARQWGASRAAEESRLQSLWQGQPEMVEQAMTAWTESNPQPQATISDMADHIDHVREIAGIDAIGIGGDYDGIPTTPQGLEDVSSYPALFTELARRGYSQADLEKISFRNMMRVMRAVEATKAQMADMAPIEYPEGGGDD from the coding sequence ATGAAAGCTTTCCTTCCGCTCGTGGCGCTTGTTCTGGCGACGCCGGTTGCCGCCCAGACCGCAGAGGAAACCGCCCGGGCCGCGCTGGAGGCGGCGCCGATCTGGGACGGACACAATGACGTTCCGATCCAGCTACGCAGCCGCTTCGGGAATGTCATCGGCGAATTCGACTTCGACGATACGACGGATACCGGCCACACCCATTCCGACGGGCGGGCCATGCACACGGACCTTGCGCGGCTCCGACAGGGGAAGGTCGGGGCGCAATGGTGGTCTGTCTACGTTTCCGCGAACCTGCCCGAACCGGAAGCCGTTCAGACCGTGATCGAACAGATAGATGTGACCAAGCGCCTGATCGCGCAATATCCGGACGAGCTGGAGCTCGCGCTCACCGCCGATGACGTGGAACGGGCGATGGGAGAAGGACGCATCGCATCCCTGATCGGCATGGAAGGTGGCCATTCGATCGGATCGAGCCTTTCCGTCCTGCGTCAGACATACGATCTCGGCGCGCGCTACATGACGCTCACGCATGGCAGCAACACACCGTGGGCGGACAGCGCCACGGACGAGCCGGAGCATGGCGGACTGACCGACTTCGGCAAGGACCTCGTTCGCGAAATGAACCGGATCGGCATGGTCGTCGACCTCAGTCACGTAAGCGAAGCATCGATGAACGATGCGCTGGACGTGTCGCGCGCGCCGGTCATTTTTAGCCATTCCTCCGCCCGCGCGATCAACGGGCACGCCCGCAACGTTCCGGATGCAGTACTGCGCCGGATGCCGGCAAACGGCGGCATCGTGATGGTGACGGCGGTGCCGGGCTTCCTGAGCGAGCCCGCGCGGCAATGGGGCGCCAGTCGGGCGGCGGAGGAATCACGCCTGCAGTCGCTCTGGCAGGGGCAGCCCGAAATGGTCGAGCAGGCGATGACGGCGTGGACCGAATCCAATCCGCAGCCCCAGGCGACGATTTCGGACATGGCCGATCACATCGACCATGTTCGTGAGATCGCCGGCATCGATGCGATCGGCATCGGAGGCGATTATGATGGCATTCCCACGACCCCGCAGGGGCTGGAGGACGTGTCCAGCTATCCCGCCCTGTTCACCGAGCTCGCTCGACGCGGATACTCGCAGGCGGATCTTGAAAAGATCAGCTTTCGCAACATGATGCGCGTGATGCGCGCGGTCGAGGCGACGAAGGCGCAGATGGCGGACATGGCGCCGATCGAATATCCGGAAGGGGGTGGGGACGACTGA
- a CDS encoding DUF962 domain-containing protein encodes MTREERTYSTFAEFWPFYLREHSRPQTRALHYIGTTLVVGIAIFALLTQRWWWLLALPLAGYFFAWIAHFTVEKNRPATFTYPLWSLAADFRMWFLWLTGRLGPELGKAGVPQTE; translated from the coding sequence ATGACGCGGGAGGAACGAACCTATTCGACGTTTGCCGAATTCTGGCCGTTCTATCTGCGCGAGCATTCCAGGCCGCAGACGCGCGCGCTGCATTACATCGGCACCACACTGGTGGTTGGCATTGCGATATTCGCCCTGCTGACCCAGCGCTGGTGGTGGCTGCTCGCGCTGCCGCTGGCGGGCTACTTCTTCGCATGGATCGCGCATTTTACGGTCGAGAAAAACAGGCCGGCGACGTTCACCTATCCGCTGTGGAGCCTGGCTGCAGACTTTCGGATGTGGTTTCTCTGGTTGACGGGCCGCCTCGGCCCGGAACTCGGCAAGGCCGGAGTTCCCCAGACGGAATGA
- a CDS encoding DoxX family protein — protein sequence MIRSALRLLLGVFYAFAGLMHLVRPAPFVSIVPEGIPFPEEIVFWTGIAELAGAAGLLQPFDGKMRRVAGIGLAAYALCVWPANINHFAMDMARPDNGLGLAYHVPRMVAQPLIIWLALWVGGATDWPFLRRPRNLS from the coding sequence ATGATCCGCTCCGCGTTGCGTTTGCTGCTCGGAGTGTTCTACGCCTTTGCAGGTTTGATGCATCTGGTTCGCCCCGCGCCGTTTGTCTCGATCGTGCCGGAGGGTATTCCGTTTCCCGAAGAGATCGTCTTCTGGACCGGCATCGCGGAACTGGCCGGTGCAGCCGGTCTTCTCCAGCCCTTCGATGGGAAAATGCGTCGCGTGGCGGGGATCGGTCTGGCCGCATATGCGCTGTGCGTGTGGCCAGCAAACATCAATCATTTCGCAATGGACATGGCGCGCCCGGATAATGGTCTGGGTCTCGCCTACCACGTTCCGCGCATGGTCGCACAGCCACTGATCATCTGGCTGGCGCTGTGGGTCGGCGGGGCAACGGACTGGCCGTTCCTCCGCCGACCGCGCAATCTTAGCTGA
- a CDS encoding S41 family peptidase, with product MNTAAQPSAYNSVQGYLDALVAPARAQGRDRFFTYVTSIREENQLINSGSTAGFGVRLGYDTANNRVFVIEAFESGPAFPRGFDRGVELLAIGTTAGNLQSVSSLMASGGPDAVQEALGPSDPGVSRVFQIRQLNGTTSTVTVSKTEFALDPVSDRYGARVINDNGKRVGYINLRTFIVEDAEQDLRAAFNTFRQQGVTEVILDLRYNGGGLVRIAELLGDLMGRDYAGQVFSRTTLRPSKSSENETDLFEVQPEAITVTKLAVIGRGGTASASELVTNSMIPYLGNNLALVGANTFGKPVGQFAFDLEACDDRIRAVTFQTVNADGQGEYYNGLAAVVPNTCAADDDISVQLGDPAEDSIAQALSFLRNGAATCTPITANAQSARSAGSRSSERRVLQPSNPTAAQREIPGLF from the coding sequence GTGAACACCGCAGCCCAGCCTTCGGCCTATAATTCGGTCCAGGGATATCTCGATGCCCTCGTCGCCCCGGCGCGCGCGCAAGGCCGTGATCGTTTCTTCACGTATGTGACGTCGATCCGCGAAGAAAACCAGCTGATCAATTCCGGGTCCACGGCGGGCTTTGGCGTTCGCCTCGGCTACGACACGGCCAACAACAGGGTTTTCGTGATCGAGGCCTTCGAAAGCGGTCCGGCATTTCCGCGCGGGTTCGATCGCGGGGTGGAACTCCTCGCCATCGGAACCACCGCCGGAAACCTGCAGTCGGTCAGTTCGCTGATGGCTTCGGGCGGCCCGGACGCGGTCCAGGAGGCGCTTGGCCCGTCCGACCCGGGGGTCAGCCGGGTATTCCAGATCCGTCAGCTCAACGGGACAACCTCCACGGTCACGGTCAGCAAGACCGAATTCGCCCTCGACCCTGTATCCGACAGGTACGGCGCACGCGTCATCAACGACAACGGCAAGCGCGTCGGGTACATCAACCTGCGTACTTTCATCGTCGAGGATGCGGAGCAGGATCTCCGCGCCGCATTCAACACTTTCCGCCAGCAGGGCGTCACCGAAGTCATCCTGGATCTGCGCTACAACGGTGGCGGACTGGTCAGGATTGCCGAGCTTCTGGGCGATCTGATGGGACGCGACTACGCAGGCCAGGTGTTCAGCCGCACGACCTTGCGGCCCAGCAAGTCGAGCGAGAACGAGACCGACCTCTTCGAAGTCCAGCCGGAAGCGATCACCGTCACCAAGCTCGCGGTGATCGGTCGTGGCGGCACCGCCTCGGCCAGCGAGCTGGTGACGAACAGCATGATCCCGTATCTGGGGAACAACCTCGCGCTCGTCGGAGCCAACACCTTCGGCAAGCCCGTCGGCCAGTTCGCGTTCGACCTCGAAGCTTGCGATGACCGTATCCGTGCCGTGACCTTCCAGACCGTGAATGCAGACGGGCAAGGCGAATACTACAATGGGCTTGCTGCGGTGGTTCCGAACACCTGTGCCGCCGATGACGACATTTCGGTGCAGTTGGGCGATCCGGCCGAAGATTCCATCGCGCAGGCCCTGTCGTTTCTGAGGAACGGGGCGGCTACGTGTACCCCGATCACGGCGAACGCGCAGAGTGCGCGGTCCGCTGGTTCACGCAGCAGCGAACGGCGCGTGCTGCAACCGAGCAATCCCACTGCGGCGCAGCGGGAAATCCCCGGTCTGTTCTGA
- a CDS encoding SWIB/MDM2 domain-containing protein — protein MAGKNNALQKPVNLSSELETVVGKGPMTRAQVTSKVWEYIKANDLQDSKDKRQINPDAKLGAVIGKDQISMFKMTAAVSKHLS, from the coding sequence ATGGCTGGCAAGAACAATGCACTGCAGAAACCGGTGAACCTGTCGTCGGAACTGGAAACCGTCGTGGGCAAGGGCCCGATGACGCGCGCCCAGGTCACTTCGAAGGTCTGGGAATACATCAAGGCGAACGACCTTCAGGATTCGAAGGACAAGCGCCAGATCAATCCCGATGCCAAGCTTGGCGCCGTGATCGGGAAGGACCAGATCTCGATGTTCAAGATGACGGCTGCTGTTTCCAAGCACCTCAGCTAA
- a CDS encoding S8 family peptidase codes for MRSGFSGKRIWLAGAAGTVLALAGCSGGSGGSAPPITTPPAQPSPTPSPTPTPTPSPTPPPTNFNTAEFRRSTGPDFHNAVTAWQQGFAGAGSTIAIIDTGIDLDSPEFAGRILSSSADVAGSRTAEGEDDHGTNVALIAAAARDNTGIVGIAYQASILALRADRPGSCATETDETLDGCVFRDADIAAGIDRAIAANATVINLSLGGGPPSQSLRSAIARAANAGIVLVVAAGNDGDSTEQGIDPDQPDPFAAGLSAVAGSQAIIVGSVDDGGLISGFSNRAGSLAGTYLTARGERLCCVYEDGVLRVTTDENGDRFVTLISGTSFATPQVAGAVALLKQAFPNLTGRQIVEILLDTARDAGDAGTDPIYGRGVLDIARAFSPSGQTALAGTQTVVRISDDSGVGSAPMGDALDQAALDTVITDKYDRAFGFRAGDRLRGANQRQHLRAAIESNGRRVVASGGPVSLAFTIGDTGMPDQIAELRLTGEQAEQAPFLAGRVAVRLDASADIALGISESAQGLVAQLQGHDRPAFLIARDSRGDTGFGRSEDMSLAFRKSFGEWGLSVSADRGDAWLGALRNTGANLSRHTERYATESLGITADRRFGPVAASLGATWLREERTILGGYFSDAFGAGGSDTVFLDAGATFDAGDRWRFGGAMRVGRTSARQVGLVEAGSDLSSMAWSLDAVRADVFGSGDTLGLRLSQPLRVESGGLLLDLPISYDYASRSAVFGIQELSLAPDGREMMGELAWQGWLLGGDASASLFYRSEPGHIAGAPDDAGIALRWNRRF; via the coding sequence ATGAGATCGGGATTTTCAGGCAAACGCATCTGGCTGGCCGGAGCCGCCGGCACGGTTCTCGCCCTGGCGGGCTGCAGCGGAGGGTCCGGCGGCAGCGCGCCGCCGATCACCACTCCGCCTGCGCAACCTTCGCCCACTCCCAGTCCGACGCCGACCCCCACTCCCAGTCCGACCCCACCTCCGACCAATTTCAACACGGCGGAGTTCCGGCGCTCCACCGGGCCCGACTTCCACAATGCAGTCACCGCCTGGCAGCAGGGGTTTGCCGGGGCAGGATCGACGATTGCGATCATCGATACGGGCATCGATCTCGACAGCCCGGAATTCGCGGGGCGCATTCTTTCCTCATCCGCCGATGTCGCGGGAAGCCGTACCGCGGAAGGGGAGGATGATCACGGCACCAATGTCGCGCTGATCGCGGCTGCGGCAAGGGACAATACCGGCATCGTGGGCATCGCCTACCAGGCCAGTATTCTTGCGCTACGGGCGGACCGGCCCGGCTCCTGCGCGACGGAGACCGACGAGACTCTCGATGGCTGCGTATTCAGGGATGCCGACATTGCGGCAGGAATAGATCGGGCAATTGCCGCGAACGCGACCGTCATCAATCTCTCCCTTGGCGGCGGGCCGCCCAGCCAGTCTTTGCGCAGTGCAATCGCACGCGCCGCCAATGCGGGCATCGTGCTCGTGGTCGCAGCCGGCAATGACGGAGACAGCACGGAACAGGGGATCGATCCCGATCAGCCCGATCCCTTCGCTGCCGGCCTGTCCGCAGTTGCCGGATCGCAGGCGATCATCGTCGGATCGGTGGATGACGGCGGTCTCATTTCCGGCTTCAGCAACCGCGCCGGCTCGCTCGCGGGGACATATCTGACTGCCCGGGGCGAGAGATTGTGCTGCGTGTACGAGGACGGCGTCCTGCGCGTCACCACGGATGAAAACGGGGACCGTTTCGTCACGCTGATCAGCGGGACCAGCTTTGCCACCCCGCAGGTGGCGGGCGCGGTCGCCTTGCTGAAGCAGGCCTTTCCCAATCTTACCGGACGCCAGATCGTCGAAATCCTGCTCGATACCGCACGCGACGCAGGCGATGCGGGAACCGATCCGATCTACGGGCGGGGCGTGCTGGATATCGCTCGCGCCTTTTCTCCCAGCGGCCAGACCGCTCTGGCCGGAACGCAGACGGTCGTGCGGATTTCGGACGACAGCGGCGTGGGCTCCGCACCGATGGGGGACGCTCTCGATCAGGCGGCGCTCGATACCGTCATCACCGACAAGTATGACCGGGCCTTCGGCTTTCGTGCCGGGGATCGCCTGCGGGGGGCGAACCAGCGCCAGCACTTGCGCGCCGCGATCGAAAGCAATGGTCGCCGGGTCGTGGCGAGCGGCGGTCCGGTTTCTCTCGCCTTCACCATAGGCGATACGGGGATGCCCGATCAGATCGCAGAACTGCGGTTGACGGGTGAACAGGCGGAGCAGGCCCCGTTCCTGGCCGGCCGGGTGGCCGTCCGGCTTGACGCGAGTGCCGACATTGCGCTCGGTATTTCCGAAAGCGCACAAGGTCTTGTCGCACAGTTGCAAGGGCACGATCGGCCCGCCTTCCTGATTGCGCGGGACAGTCGTGGCGACACCGGTTTCGGTCGGAGCGAGGATATGTCGCTCGCGTTTCGCAAGTCCTTTGGCGAATGGGGCCTCAGCGTATCGGCCGACCGGGGAGATGCCTGGCTCGGGGCATTGCGCAATACGGGCGCGAACCTGTCCAGACACACGGAACGATACGCCACCGAAAGCCTGGGCATTACTGCCGACCGGCGTTTCGGACCCGTGGCGGCATCGCTGGGTGCGACATGGCTGCGCGAGGAGCGGACCATCCTCGGCGGCTATTTCAGCGACGCATTCGGTGCCGGCGGTTCGGACACCGTTTTTCTCGACGCAGGCGCGACCTTCGATGCCGGTGATCGCTGGCGCTTCGGCGGCGCAATGCGCGTCGGCAGGACGTCGGCACGGCAGGTCGGGCTGGTCGAGGCCGGGTCGGACTTGTCCAGCATGGCGTGGAGCTTGGATGCCGTGCGGGCCGACGTCTTCGGTTCCGGAGACACGCTGGGTCTGCGGCTGTCGCAGCCGCTTCGCGTCGAAAGCGGCGGATTGCTGCTCGATCTTCCGATTTCCTACGACTACGCCTCGCGCAGCGCGGTCTTCGGAATACAAGAGCTCTCTCTCGCACCCGACGGGCGCGAGATGATGGGCGAGCTTGCCTGGCAGGGCTGGCTTCTGGGCGGGGACGCCTCGGCCAGTCTCTTCTATCGCAGCGAGCCGGGGCACATCGCCGGCGCCCCCGACGATGCAGGCATTGCCCTGCGGTGGAACCGCCGGTTCTGA
- a CDS encoding DUF3008 family protein, translated as MPAKSKAQQKAAGAALSAKRGDTKVSDLQGASKQMYDSMSEDELEDYASTDREGLPDKVDDDD; from the coding sequence ATGCCGGCCAAATCCAAAGCCCAGCAAAAGGCCGCTGGTGCGGCCCTTTCCGCAAAGCGCGGCGACACCAAGGTCTCCGACCTTCAGGGCGCCTCCAAGCAGATGTACGACTCCATGTCGGAAGACGAACTGGAAGACTACGCCTCGACCGATCGCGAAGGCCTGCCCGACAAGGTCGACGACGACGATTGA
- a CDS encoding DUF3253 domain-containing protein: MTARDAIIHLMKQRGSDKTFCPSEAARLMARAREDWRDRMPEVHAAVDDLRHAGVVTTTWQGKPRLPGEGAYRIGSVS; this comes from the coding sequence GTGACCGCGCGCGACGCGATCATTCATCTGATGAAGCAGCGAGGCAGCGACAAGACGTTCTGCCCAAGTGAAGCCGCCCGCCTGATGGCCCGGGCTAGAGAGGACTGGCGCGACCGGATGCCGGAAGTGCACGCCGCAGTTGACGACTTGCGACATGCAGGGGTTGTGACGACGACATGGCAGGGCAAGCCGCGCCTCCCCGGAGAAGGCGCGTACCGCATTGGGTCGGTATCATGA
- a CDS encoding YbhB/YbcL family Raf kinase inhibitor-like protein, translating into MADYPDWLVEPLGGRTSGSALSIADLADARTIGRGGFSLSSPAFQAGGALDPCFTADEEDAVAPPLEWTAPPPGAQELVILVEDMDSTGKDTSCHWLVWGLAGQRGKLLEGEAPPRVGKNAVGNSEWLLPQPPEDDTAHSYVFQIFATDLPMTLMPGASREDVVSAIRGHVTAAAVLVGTYARQEDDAGEWDQEDEFD; encoded by the coding sequence ATGGCTGATTACCCCGACTGGCTTGTCGAACCGCTTGGCGGACGGACCTCCGGCAGCGCGCTATCGATCGCGGATCTGGCCGACGCGCGCACGATCGGGCGGGGCGGCTTTTCCCTGAGCAGTCCGGCCTTCCAGGCGGGCGGCGCACTCGATCCGTGCTTCACTGCGGACGAGGAAGATGCCGTCGCACCTCCGCTGGAGTGGACCGCGCCTCCTCCGGGCGCGCAGGAGTTAGTCATCCTGGTCGAGGACATGGACTCCACGGGTAAGGACACTTCGTGCCACTGGCTCGTCTGGGGTCTTGCTGGGCAGCGCGGCAAGTTGCTCGAAGGCGAAGCTCCGCCGAGAGTCGGCAAGAATGCGGTCGGAAATTCGGAATGGCTGCTTCCGCAGCCGCCGGAGGATGACACGGCGCATTCCTACGTGTTCCAGATCTTCGCCACCGACCTTCCCATGACCCTGATGCCCGGTGCATCGCGGGAAGATGTCGTGTCCGCCATTCGCGGGCACGTGACGGCCGCGGCTGTTCTCGTCGGGACCTATGCCCGACAGGAGGACGACGCCGGCGAATGGGACCAAGAGGATGAATTCGACTGA
- a CDS encoding fasciclin domain-containing protein: MKKFALALASAASLAAVACAPEAADETATDEATAADTMANDDAAATDAGTIVAVAQGNADLSTLVSAVQSAELGATLSGPGPFTVFAPTNAAFEKVPQATRDTLMSEEGKEDLTGILTYHVVEGETNAAALAAAIADAGEAGYEITTVNGATLTAMMDGDNVVLRDAAGNTAIVTATDIDASNGIVHTIDTVLMPG, from the coding sequence ATGAAGAAGTTTGCACTCGCACTCGCTTCCGCAGCTTCGCTTGCCGCCGTGGCCTGCGCGCCGGAAGCCGCCGACGAAACCGCGACGGACGAGGCCACCGCGGCCGACACCATGGCTAACGACGATGCGGCAGCCACCGACGCGGGCACCATCGTGGCAGTCGCGCAAGGCAATGCCGATCTCTCGACACTCGTTTCGGCTGTCCAGTCCGCTGAACTGGGTGCGACGCTTTCCGGCCCGGGACCTTTCACGGTATTCGCACCTACAAACGCCGCTTTCGAAAAGGTCCCGCAAGCGACGCGCGACACGCTGATGAGTGAAGAGGGCAAGGAAGACCTGACCGGCATCCTGACCTATCATGTCGTCGAAGGTGAGACGAATGCCGCTGCTCTCGCTGCCGCGATCGCGGACGCCGGTGAAGCCGGTTACGAAATCACGACGGTGAATGGAGCGACGCTGACCGCAATGATGGATGGCGACAATGTCGTCCTGCGCGATGCGGCCGGCAATACGGCGATCGTGACGGCCACCGACATCGATGCATCGAACGGGATCGTTCACACGATCGACACGGTGCTGATGCCCGGCTGA
- the dapD gene encoding 2,3,4,5-tetrahydropyridine-2,6-dicarboxylate N-succinyltransferase: protein MTDRSLITRIEDAWDNRAEVGPDSADVRDPVEQAIAMIDAGEARVAEPDGSGGWQVNQWLKKAVLLSFRLRPNAVMEGAVGAPAFDKVPSKFEGWGQDDFDAAGFRVVPGAIVRRGSHIGKGVVLMPSFTNIGAHVGDGTMIDTWASVGSCAQVGANCHISAGAGIGGVLEPLQANPTIIGDNCFIGARSEIVEGVIVGEGSVVAMGTFITQSTKIVDRQTSQVTRGHIPPYSVVVPGTLKDQDSGIGLSCAVIVKTVDEQTRSKTSINELLRD, encoded by the coding sequence ATGACCGACCGGAGCCTGATTACCCGTATCGAGGACGCCTGGGACAATCGCGCCGAAGTCGGACCGGACAGCGCGGACGTGAGGGATCCGGTCGAACAGGCGATCGCCATGATCGATGCGGGCGAGGCACGGGTTGCCGAACCGGACGGATCGGGTGGGTGGCAAGTCAATCAGTGGCTCAAGAAGGCGGTGCTGCTGTCCTTCCGCCTTCGGCCGAATGCCGTGATGGAAGGAGCCGTTGGCGCGCCTGCTTTCGACAAGGTCCCGAGCAAGTTCGAAGGATGGGGCCAGGACGATTTCGACGCAGCGGGTTTTCGTGTCGTTCCCGGCGCGATCGTGCGCCGCGGCAGCCATATCGGCAAGGGCGTCGTCCTGATGCCCAGTTTCACGAATATCGGCGCGCATGTGGGTGACGGGACGATGATCGACACCTGGGCCTCGGTCGGCAGCTGCGCGCAAGTGGGTGCGAACTGCCATATTTCGGCCGGAGCCGGCATCGGCGGGGTGCTGGAGCCCCTTCAGGCCAATCCGACGATCATCGGTGACAACTGCTTCATCGGGGCGCGTTCGGAAATCGTCGAAGGCGTGATTGTGGGCGAAGGCAGCGTGGTCGCCATGGGAACCTTCATCACCCAGTCCACCAAGATCGTGGATCGGCAGACGAGCCAGGTGACGCGCGGCCATATCCCGCCCTATTCGGTCGTGGTGCCCGGAACGCTGAAGGATCAGGACAGCGGGATCGGACTGTCCTGCGCCGTCATCGTCAAGACCGTCGACGAACAGACGCGCAGCAAGACGAGCATCAACGAGTTGCTGCGCGACTGA
- a CDS encoding DUF427 domain-containing protein, with protein MTVEARWNGETIARSDDTIVIEGNHYFPPSSVNRGNLVHSETSTHCPWKGDASYFHVNAGGEMNRDAAWTYTEPFEKAAQIRDYIAFWNGVDVIQT; from the coding sequence ATGACAGTCGAAGCCCGTTGGAATGGCGAAACCATCGCCAGGAGCGATGATACGATCGTGATCGAGGGAAACCATTATTTCCCCCCTTCCAGCGTGAATCGCGGCAACCTGGTCCATAGCGAGACCTCCACCCACTGCCCGTGGAAGGGCGACGCGAGCTACTTCCATGTGAATGCAGGCGGCGAAATGAACCGCGATGCGGCCTGGACCTATACCGAACCGTTCGAGAAGGCCGCGCAGATCAGGGATTACATCGCATTTTGGAACGGGGTGGACGTGATCCAGACGTGA
- a CDS encoding phosphotransferase family protein codes for MADEHTPEIDYENEMVGTVDVPEADTLDLDRLTAWFAANVEGFEGTIRYSKFKGGQSNPTYRIDTPGRSYVLRRQPFGKLLPSAHAVDREYRAMSGLHPTGFPVPRTFGLCEDPDVIGSKFFVMELMQGRNLWNGALPDSTPEQRREIYHAMIDTMADLHRRNPQEIGLGEYGKPDDYCARQIARWTKQYRLSETETIPEMDALIEWLPQTVPAQHASGIVHGDYRLDNMIFHTEENRVIAVLDWELSTLGDPVADWAYFVLNWHNPADGRAGLLGLDLESLGIPTAEEATERYVERTGFPVPDMDWYFAFNLFKFAGIIQGIKKRVIDGTASSAHARKMSARVVPLVQRAHAFAKQAGMD; via the coding sequence ATGGCGGATGAGCACACGCCCGAGATCGACTACGAGAATGAAATGGTCGGCACGGTCGACGTGCCCGAAGCCGACACGCTCGATCTCGATCGCCTGACGGCCTGGTTCGCCGCGAATGTCGAAGGGTTCGAAGGGACGATTCGCTACAGCAAGTTCAAGGGCGGCCAGTCGAACCCGACCTACCGGATCGATACGCCCGGGCGAAGCTACGTCCTGCGACGCCAGCCCTTCGGCAAGCTGTTGCCGAGCGCGCATGCGGTCGACCGGGAATACCGCGCAATGTCGGGGTTGCATCCGACCGGTTTCCCCGTCCCGCGGACCTTCGGATTGTGCGAGGATCCCGACGTCATCGGATCCAAGTTCTTCGTCATGGAACTGATGCAGGGCCGCAATCTGTGGAACGGCGCGCTGCCCGACAGTACCCCGGAACAGCGCCGTGAAATCTATCACGCGATGATCGACACGATGGCCGATCTGCACAGGAGAAATCCTCAGGAAATCGGCCTCGGCGAATACGGGAAGCCGGACGATTACTGTGCGCGGCAGATCGCGCGCTGGACCAAGCAGTACCGCTTGTCGGAAACCGAGACCATTCCCGAGATGGACGCCCTCATCGAATGGCTGCCGCAGACAGTGCCTGCGCAGCACGCCAGCGGCATCGTCCATGGCGACTACCGGCTCGACAACATGATCTTCCATACCGAGGAAAACCGGGTCATCGCCGTCCTCGACTGGGAGTTGTCGACGCTGGGCGATCCCGTCGCGGACTGGGCCTATTTCGTGCTCAACTGGCACAATCCGGCGGATGGCCGCGCGGGTCTGTTAGGTCTCGATCTCGAAAGTCTCGGCATCCCGACGGCCGAAGAGGCGACGGAACGTTATGTCGAGCGGACCGGATTCCCGGTGCCCGACATGGACTGGTATTTCGCCTTCAACCTCTTCAAGTTCGCCGGCATTATCCAGGGCATCAAGAAGCGGGTGATCGACGGGACCGCGTCGAGTGCACACGCGCGGAAGATGAGCGCCCGGGTCGTGCCGCTAGTTCAGCGCGCCCATGCCTTCGCCAAGCAAGCCGGCATGGACTGA